In one window of Gemmatimonas sp. UBA7669 DNA:
- a CDS encoding helix-turn-helix domain-containing protein has translation MTRLRDHLELVAASACVGLLFGVLLLHPLTMVIYWYEFHPDIAGVTDVAQFVLSRMRAGFLPSMWLMTGLFALMGVGVGVAVGYSLRVVYRRARQVDQLEAELGRSLTSLLASGESETLEFKASARWDHSAGRVNRVLELAVMRSVAALMNTRGGSVLIGVDDAGHPCGIVSDLATLRRKSRDGFQQYVIGLVEQHLGTAACRFVHVFFHAVGAHDVCRVLVERAPWPVFLTDQEVARYFIRTGNSSRELDAREALQHVIGESNAHD, from the coding sequence GTGACGCGATTGCGCGACCATCTGGAGCTCGTTGCCGCCTCCGCGTGCGTGGGCCTGCTCTTCGGCGTGCTGCTGTTGCATCCGCTAACCATGGTGATCTATTGGTACGAATTCCATCCCGACATTGCGGGAGTGACGGATGTCGCGCAATTCGTGCTGTCGCGAATGCGCGCCGGGTTCCTTCCATCGATGTGGCTCATGACAGGGCTGTTCGCCCTGATGGGGGTGGGCGTGGGTGTCGCCGTCGGGTACTCGCTTCGCGTTGTCTATCGGCGTGCGCGTCAGGTCGATCAGCTGGAAGCAGAGCTCGGGCGGAGCCTCACATCGCTACTCGCGTCGGGCGAGAGTGAGACTCTCGAATTCAAGGCAAGCGCGCGGTGGGACCATAGTGCCGGGCGCGTGAATCGAGTCTTGGAACTCGCGGTGATGCGCTCGGTCGCGGCGCTCATGAATACCCGCGGTGGCAGCGTCCTCATCGGAGTGGACGACGCGGGACATCCGTGCGGAATCGTGTCGGACCTGGCGACACTTCGTCGCAAGAGCCGAGATGGCTTTCAGCAGTACGTGATCGGCTTGGTCGAACAGCACCTCGGGACGGCGGCATGCCGCTTCGTGCACGTATTCTTTCACGCCGTGGGCGCCCACGACGTCTGCCGTGTGCTCGTCGAGCGCGCGCCGTGGCCGGTGTTCCTCACTGATCAGGAGGTCGCCCGGTACTTCATTCGAACTGGCAACAGCTCTCGCGAACTCGATGCGCGCGAAGCGCTGCAACACGTCATCGGCGAATCGAACGCACATGACTGA